In Corallococcus macrosporus, one DNA window encodes the following:
- a CDS encoding tetratricopeptide repeat protein, with translation MKVVLRFGALAVGVALAAGGVGEAAEQTAPPRKVATKKSSSAKAAARKAEAASKKEEAKKAELPPGVAPQDMRKGPARVKPATAKFADMPRIADSKKDALADKKRDEAIEGFKRLIPKLQETSTQKAEMQYRLSELYWEKSKYLYTLEMEKFLAAEKAYDAAVARGEKATAPEQDHRESERYRAETMRIYEAILSEYPDYPARDEVLFSLGYNLYELNRREDAVARYEELIRDFPKSQFVPDAYIQLGNHYFENNKLAPAKENYEKARDSGVPKIYAYATYKLSWCDFNAGDLDAGLKKLHEVVDYASQRGEELGDLRTEALNDLTVFYVQLDQPKEALAYFKQKAPPKRQGRLLAKTAAGLVDAGHFDSAILVYRTLIDDAPMGANAPEYQQAVVRAFEGLRQRQQVRKEMKRMVDLYRPGGEWWTANASNAGVLRNAFSVTEEAMRVMVTEYHQEAQKTRQVETYRLARDIYKQYVDAFASSDNPEFVADSAFNIRFFYAEILWALEEWEAAAGEYDAVVAFKIPDRDSAKEVSNETYRKSAAYNAVLAYDKLVKIERGQLSKSDLKDGQKVDEKKDKGDVAKQKLVKRDAKEQAEQPLTKFEDRLVAACDTYNTLFPGNQDEIDLRYQAAVILYDRAHFVDAARRFGEIIEKFPEERRSRDAADLTMYVLESREEWQELNTLSRKFLGNKKLSKPGSDFALRVARVVEGSQYKYVDEVVYKKEKNPAKAAEEFLAFVTEFPKSENADRALTYAMVIAQEAGEVDKGITAGERVLKEYPNSNFELQTRYTLSGLYEKVAEFKKAAAMSESFVAEYDAAMKARESQSKKDKEKKASAVAKKDDTPGAVEDAESKRAQKAAERKAQVDAAGAWVADALFNAGVWYDGLGESQKAVNAWNNYLTRFKDRKDVPQVAFSIGLVWEKEKKWGDAARAFDRFVEDYGRDSRTAAGQPYLARYHQLLAYQKMKDVRGQEKAQDELVRGWNKLAEGVRKDTAVLNAYGHARFLALEPTWKRFSDIKFTRVSTIRRDLQAKQKEMLRVEKEYAAVLATGSGEWGIAALTRIGLAYADFARNIMDSPDPSGLDDEQLSMYRAELENLAMPLEEKSSEALEKGLQKAYELGIYSEWTLAAQDQINKLRPGAYAQVKPVTYRGSSDSRIASGVLKDLNGPISASAEPKPTVAPAAPEAVPAEGAKPAAPEGTPEAAKPEPTASLEGVQP, from the coding sequence ATGAAGGTGGTTCTTCGGTTCGGTGCACTGGCGGTGGGCGTCGCGCTCGCGGCCGGTGGGGTGGGGGAGGCGGCGGAGCAGACGGCACCGCCGCGCAAGGTGGCGACGAAGAAGTCCTCTTCCGCGAAGGCCGCGGCCAGGAAGGCCGAGGCCGCGAGCAAGAAGGAGGAGGCGAAGAAGGCGGAGCTTCCGCCCGGCGTCGCCCCCCAGGACATGCGCAAGGGCCCGGCGCGGGTGAAGCCCGCCACGGCCAAGTTCGCGGACATGCCGCGCATCGCGGACTCCAAGAAGGACGCGCTGGCGGACAAGAAGCGCGACGAGGCCATTGAGGGCTTCAAGCGCCTCATCCCCAAGCTGCAGGAGACGTCCACCCAGAAGGCGGAGATGCAGTACCGCCTGTCGGAGCTCTACTGGGAGAAGTCCAAGTACCTCTACACGCTGGAGATGGAGAAGTTCCTCGCGGCGGAGAAGGCCTACGACGCCGCCGTGGCGCGCGGCGAGAAGGCCACCGCCCCGGAGCAGGACCACCGCGAGTCCGAGCGCTACCGCGCGGAGACGATGCGCATCTACGAGGCCATCCTCAGCGAGTACCCGGACTACCCGGCCCGCGACGAGGTCCTCTTCTCCCTGGGCTACAACCTCTACGAGCTCAACCGCCGCGAGGACGCGGTGGCGCGCTACGAGGAGCTGATCCGCGACTTCCCGAAGTCGCAGTTCGTCCCGGACGCGTACATCCAGCTGGGCAACCACTACTTCGAGAACAACAAGCTCGCGCCCGCCAAGGAGAACTACGAGAAGGCGCGCGACTCCGGCGTTCCGAAGATCTACGCCTACGCGACCTACAAGCTGTCCTGGTGTGACTTCAACGCGGGCGACCTGGACGCGGGCCTGAAGAAGCTCCACGAGGTGGTGGACTACGCCAGCCAGCGCGGCGAGGAGCTGGGCGACCTGCGCACGGAGGCCCTCAACGACCTCACCGTCTTCTACGTCCAGCTGGATCAGCCGAAGGAGGCGCTCGCCTACTTCAAGCAGAAGGCCCCGCCGAAGCGCCAGGGCCGGCTGCTCGCCAAGACGGCCGCGGGCCTGGTGGACGCGGGCCACTTCGACAGCGCCATCCTGGTGTACCGCACGCTCATCGACGACGCGCCCATGGGCGCGAACGCTCCCGAGTACCAGCAGGCCGTGGTGCGCGCCTTCGAAGGCCTGCGCCAGCGCCAGCAGGTCCGCAAGGAGATGAAGCGGATGGTGGACCTCTACCGCCCGGGTGGCGAGTGGTGGACCGCCAACGCGAGCAACGCGGGCGTGCTGCGCAACGCCTTCAGCGTCACCGAAGAGGCCATGCGCGTGATGGTGACCGAGTACCACCAGGAGGCGCAGAAGACGCGCCAGGTGGAGACCTACCGGCTCGCGCGCGACATCTACAAGCAGTACGTGGACGCGTTCGCCTCCAGCGACAACCCGGAGTTCGTCGCGGACTCGGCCTTCAACATCCGCTTCTTCTACGCCGAAATCCTCTGGGCCCTGGAGGAGTGGGAGGCCGCCGCCGGCGAGTACGACGCCGTCGTGGCGTTCAAGATTCCCGACCGCGACTCCGCGAAGGAGGTCTCCAACGAGACCTACCGCAAGTCCGCCGCGTACAACGCGGTGCTCGCCTACGACAAGCTCGTCAAGATTGAACGTGGCCAGCTCTCCAAGAGCGACCTGAAGGACGGCCAGAAGGTCGACGAGAAGAAGGACAAGGGCGACGTCGCCAAGCAGAAGCTGGTGAAGCGCGACGCGAAGGAGCAGGCCGAGCAGCCGCTCACGAAGTTCGAGGACCGGCTGGTCGCCGCGTGCGACACGTACAACACCCTCTTCCCGGGCAACCAGGATGAGATCGACCTGCGCTACCAGGCGGCCGTCATCCTCTACGACCGCGCGCACTTCGTGGACGCGGCCCGCCGCTTCGGGGAGATCATCGAGAAGTTCCCGGAGGAGCGCCGCTCGCGCGACGCCGCGGACCTGACCATGTACGTGCTGGAGAGCCGCGAGGAGTGGCAGGAGCTCAACACGCTCTCGCGGAAGTTCCTCGGCAACAAGAAGCTGTCCAAGCCCGGCTCGGACTTCGCCCTGCGCGTGGCCCGCGTGGTGGAGGGCAGCCAGTACAAGTACGTGGACGAGGTCGTCTACAAGAAGGAGAAGAACCCGGCGAAGGCCGCCGAGGAGTTCCTCGCCTTCGTCACGGAGTTCCCCAAGTCTGAGAACGCGGACCGCGCGCTCACCTACGCCATGGTCATCGCGCAGGAGGCGGGTGAGGTCGACAAGGGCATCACCGCCGGCGAGCGCGTCCTCAAGGAGTACCCGAACAGCAACTTCGAGCTGCAGACCCGCTACACGCTGTCCGGCCTCTACGAGAAGGTCGCCGAGTTCAAGAAGGCCGCGGCCATGTCCGAGTCCTTCGTCGCCGAGTACGACGCGGCGATGAAGGCCCGCGAGTCGCAGTCCAAGAAGGACAAGGAGAAGAAGGCCAGCGCGGTCGCGAAGAAGGACGACACGCCGGGCGCCGTGGAGGACGCGGAGTCCAAGCGCGCGCAGAAGGCCGCCGAGCGCAAGGCGCAGGTGGACGCGGCGGGTGCGTGGGTGGCGGACGCCCTCTTCAACGCGGGCGTCTGGTACGACGGCCTGGGCGAGTCCCAGAAGGCCGTCAACGCGTGGAACAACTACCTGACGCGCTTCAAGGACCGCAAGGACGTGCCCCAGGTGGCGTTCTCCATCGGCCTCGTGTGGGAGAAGGAGAAGAAGTGGGGCGACGCGGCCCGCGCCTTCGACCGCTTCGTGGAGGACTACGGCCGTGACTCGCGCACCGCCGCGGGGCAGCCGTACCTGGCGCGATACCACCAGCTGCTCGCGTACCAGAAGATGAAGGACGTGCGCGGCCAGGAGAAGGCGCAGGACGAGCTGGTGCGCGGCTGGAACAAGCTGGCGGAGGGCGTGCGCAAGGACACCGCGGTGCTCAACGCTTACGGCCACGCGCGCTTCCTGGCGCTGGAGCCCACGTGGAAGCGCTTCAGCGACATCAAGTTCACGCGCGTCTCCACCATCCGCCGCGACCTGCAGGCCAAGCAGAAGGAGATGCTGCGCGTGGAGAAGGAGTACGCGGCGGTGCTCGCCACGGGCTCCGGCGAGTGGGGCATCGCGGCGCTGACCCGCATCGGCCTCGCGTACGCGGACTTCGCCCGCAACATCATGGACTCGCCGGACCCCTCCGGGCTGGATGACGAACAGCTCAGCATGTACCGCGCGGAGCTGGAGAACCTGGCCATGCCGCTGGAGGAGAAGTCCAGCGAGGCGCTGGAGAAGGGCCTCCAGAAGGCCTACGAGCTGGGCATCTACAGCGAGTGGACGCTGGCCGCGCAGGATCAGATCAACAAGCTGCGCCCGGGCGCCTACGCCCAGGTGAAGCCGGTGACGTACCGGGGCAGCAGTGATTCGCGCATCGCCTCGGGCGTGCTGAAGGACCTCAACGGCCCCATCAGCGCCTCCGCGGAGCCCAAGCCCACCGTCGCGCCGGCGGCGCCGGAGGCCGTGCCCGCCGAGGGCGCGAAGCCCGCCGCTCCGGAAGGGACGCCGGAGGCCGCGAAGCCCGAGCCCACCGCGTCGCTCGAGGGGGTTCAGCCGTGA
- a CDS encoding tetratricopeptide repeat protein: MKTNHSIDISSQLKGMGTTGMNGFRTKRMFLAGAFAFAFTTACATGPRPTPVAMNTVEKPAVTVPAAPKAAPADKGDADGQFAQALQAYEAGDLDAARKGFEAVVSLDPKALNARFNLGVIAEKQGRPADARAAYEQVLAIDPAHTPSVMNLGLMHRHEGQLDEALSLYTKALQTPGHEHDEPVLNALAATYRLAGKLDEAEATGRRVLARSKDNPEAYKTLALVAYDRGQYRLAELLVINARKVTPDDPAISNTLGMIYLKMDDRPRALAQFQKAVSLDDNFAPGHLNLGALALSYRDYAGAEKAFTKALSLEPDGLEGQLYLAYALDGQKGVDPKKGMAAGEAFEKVLARAADKPEAVCGAGWAYAADRVGFEKAIAFLDRCKELPVSTDQDKQLITAKVNGLQNMLKNPPPAPAPAAATAEAEGEPKKDAAATGGAGSSVMNQLPQDANAPEQEAAPAEGTEAAPEAAPAAPAADEASGNGQVAPAPVPAP, from the coding sequence GTGAAGACGAACCACAGCATCGACATCAGCAGCCAGTTGAAGGGGATGGGGACGACGGGGATGAACGGCTTTCGCACCAAGCGGATGTTCCTGGCGGGGGCCTTCGCCTTCGCCTTCACCACGGCCTGCGCCACGGGGCCCCGCCCCACGCCGGTCGCGATGAACACGGTGGAGAAGCCCGCCGTCACCGTGCCCGCCGCGCCCAAGGCCGCTCCGGCGGACAAGGGTGACGCCGACGGCCAGTTCGCCCAGGCCCTGCAGGCCTACGAGGCCGGGGACCTGGACGCCGCGCGCAAGGGCTTCGAGGCGGTTGTCTCCCTGGACCCCAAGGCGCTCAACGCCCGGTTCAACCTGGGCGTCATCGCGGAGAAGCAGGGCCGCCCGGCGGACGCCCGCGCGGCGTACGAGCAGGTGCTCGCCATCGACCCGGCGCACACGCCGTCGGTGATGAACCTGGGGCTGATGCACCGGCACGAGGGCCAGCTGGACGAGGCCCTGTCGCTGTACACGAAGGCGCTCCAGACGCCGGGCCACGAGCACGACGAGCCCGTGCTCAACGCGCTGGCCGCGACGTACCGGCTGGCGGGCAAGCTGGACGAGGCGGAGGCCACCGGCCGGCGCGTGCTCGCGCGCAGCAAGGACAACCCGGAGGCGTACAAGACGCTGGCGCTGGTGGCGTACGACCGCGGCCAGTACCGCCTGGCGGAGTTGCTGGTCATCAACGCGCGCAAGGTCACGCCGGACGACCCGGCCATCTCCAACACGCTGGGGATGATCTACCTGAAGATGGACGACCGCCCGCGCGCCCTGGCCCAGTTCCAGAAGGCCGTGTCGCTGGATGACAACTTCGCGCCCGGCCACCTCAACCTGGGCGCCCTGGCGCTGAGCTACCGCGACTACGCGGGCGCGGAGAAGGCCTTCACCAAGGCCCTGTCCCTGGAGCCCGACGGCCTGGAGGGCCAGCTGTACCTGGCGTACGCGCTGGACGGCCAGAAGGGCGTGGATCCGAAGAAGGGCATGGCCGCGGGCGAGGCGTTCGAGAAGGTGCTCGCGCGCGCCGCGGACAAGCCGGAGGCGGTGTGCGGCGCGGGCTGGGCGTACGCGGCCGACCGCGTGGGCTTCGAGAAGGCCATCGCGTTCCTGGACCGCTGCAAGGAGCTGCCCGTCTCCACGGATCAGGACAAGCAGCTCATCACCGCCAAGGTGAACGGCCTGCAGAACATGCTCAAGAACCCGCCGCCCGCGCCGGCTCCGGCCGCCGCCACGGCGGAGGCGGAGGGCGAGCCCAAGAAGGACGCGGCCGCCACCGGTGGCGCGGGTTCGTCCGTGATGAACCAGCTGCCCCAGGACGCCAACGCGCCCGAGCAGGAGGCCGCTCCGGCCGAAGGCACCGAGGCGGCTCCGGAAGCGGCTCCGGCGGCTCCCGCCGCTGACGAAGCGTCTGGCAATGGACAGGTGGCGCCCGCGCCTGTTCCGGCGCCCTGA
- a CDS encoding TonB family protein, whose product MAAARKNGLTLRITTPDGSIQETVSEAESVIVGSGAQAAVKIQDPRVSNLHVMLKVDNDGSVTAIDLGSEGGTQVSGQKLIIPTALKPGDVLTVGTSQVEVLFGDAPRPVAPAAAVAQPGVFQQRPVMPPTAPVPPPAVSHAAPAAHAAPVPPNMRQAPPPPRPAMNAAPSANVVGTVSTPRSAPAGALGTQVATNVTSTPVFGPPAPPVAARKATPPQVAAARKPQPPPHLQEPLPRDAQPTPDAKVLQVSMLWGDQMLEVQHFKDGAPVTIGEGAKNTFTVYSPQVGKRHVLAVSKGDKLELRAPAGSGVFVTNNGDVRTKDALRAAGQLNNATPDQEQLFTLGLHDRAEVSLGTVAFVMRYVKPSPAILATSLADRDFGFFKIAAICILAAAAFVTAMVLTPHTETKSADDVFESQQRVAKFLIAPQKKEEAKKLQLSGVEEGAKAKDEEGKFGKQEAKQEEAAPSKPGTPVVDKSKKEKDRQVVGKVGLLGALKGMKGGASDVFGPGGIGTGINNSLGGLKGGAAMGDAHGVGGLGSRGTGNGGGGTALGIGGLGTQGNGRGTGGSGGIDLGGRGKSVTKVIPGKTTVIGGLDKDVIAKVIRRHQNEIKYCYESELNKNPALAGKVAVAFTIDPAGAVADASVSESTLGSTPAEQCMISRIRRWKFPEPKGGGVVNVTYPWLFSPSGADAAE is encoded by the coding sequence ATGGCGGCGGCGAGAAAAAACGGTTTGACGCTTCGGATCACCACCCCCGACGGCTCCATCCAGGAGACGGTTTCGGAGGCGGAGAGTGTCATCGTGGGGTCGGGCGCCCAGGCGGCGGTGAAGATTCAGGATCCGCGCGTGTCCAACCTCCACGTGATGCTGAAGGTGGACAACGATGGCTCCGTGACGGCCATCGACCTGGGCAGTGAAGGCGGCACCCAGGTGTCCGGGCAGAAGCTCATCATCCCCACGGCGCTCAAGCCCGGGGACGTGCTCACGGTGGGCACCTCGCAGGTGGAGGTGCTCTTCGGTGACGCGCCCCGGCCGGTGGCTCCGGCGGCGGCGGTGGCCCAGCCCGGCGTGTTCCAGCAGCGCCCGGTGATGCCACCCACGGCTCCGGTGCCGCCTCCGGCGGTTTCCCACGCGGCTCCGGCAGCGCACGCGGCGCCGGTGCCTCCGAACATGCGGCAGGCGCCTCCGCCTCCGCGGCCCGCGATGAACGCGGCGCCCTCGGCGAACGTGGTGGGCACGGTCAGCACGCCGCGCTCCGCTCCGGCGGGCGCGCTGGGCACCCAGGTGGCGACGAACGTGACGTCCACCCCGGTGTTCGGTCCTCCGGCGCCTCCGGTGGCGGCGCGCAAGGCCACGCCTCCCCAGGTGGCGGCGGCCCGGAAGCCGCAGCCTCCGCCGCACCTGCAGGAGCCGCTGCCCCGGGACGCGCAGCCGACGCCCGACGCGAAGGTGCTGCAGGTCTCCATGCTCTGGGGCGACCAGATGCTGGAGGTCCAGCACTTCAAGGACGGCGCGCCGGTCACCATCGGCGAGGGCGCCAAGAACACCTTCACGGTGTACTCGCCGCAGGTGGGCAAGCGCCACGTGCTCGCGGTGAGCAAGGGCGACAAGCTGGAGCTGCGCGCTCCGGCGGGCTCCGGCGTGTTCGTCACCAACAACGGCGACGTGCGCACGAAGGACGCGCTGCGCGCCGCGGGCCAGCTCAACAACGCCACGCCGGACCAGGAGCAGCTCTTCACCCTGGGCCTGCATGACCGGGCGGAGGTGTCGCTGGGCACCGTGGCGTTCGTGATGCGCTACGTGAAGCCGTCGCCGGCCATCCTGGCGACGTCGCTGGCGGATCGCGACTTCGGCTTCTTCAAGATCGCCGCCATCTGCATCCTCGCCGCCGCCGCGTTCGTCACCGCCATGGTGCTGACGCCGCACACGGAGACGAAGTCCGCGGACGACGTCTTCGAGTCCCAGCAGCGCGTGGCCAAGTTCCTCATCGCCCCGCAGAAGAAGGAGGAGGCGAAGAAGCTCCAGCTCTCCGGCGTGGAAGAGGGCGCCAAGGCCAAGGACGAAGAGGGCAAGTTCGGCAAGCAGGAGGCGAAGCAGGAGGAGGCCGCGCCCTCCAAGCCGGGCACCCCGGTGGTGGACAAGAGCAAGAAGGAGAAGGACCGCCAGGTGGTGGGCAAGGTGGGCCTCCTCGGCGCGCTCAAGGGCATGAAGGGTGGCGCGTCGGACGTGTTCGGTCCGGGCGGCATCGGCACCGGCATCAACAACTCGCTGGGCGGCCTCAAGGGCGGCGCGGCCATGGGTGACGCGCACGGCGTGGGCGGCCTGGGTTCGCGTGGTACGGGCAACGGCGGTGGCGGCACGGCGCTGGGCATCGGCGGCCTGGGCACCCAGGGCAACGGCCGGGGCACGGGCGGCTCGGGCGGCATCGACCTGGGCGGCCGTGGCAAGTCCGTCACCAAGGTCATCCCCGGCAAGACGACGGTGATTGGCGGCCTGGACAAGGACGTCATCGCCAAGGTCATCCGGCGGCACCAGAACGAGATCAAGTACTGCTACGAGTCGGAGCTGAACAAGAACCCGGCGCTGGCAGGCAAGGTCGCGGTGGCCTTCACCATCGACCCGGCGGGCGCGGTGGCGGACGCCAGCGTGTCGGAGTCCACGCTGGGCAGCACCCCGGCGGAGCAGTGCATGATCTCCCGCATCCGCCGCTGGAAGTTCCCGGAGCCCAAGGGCGGCGGCGTGGTGAACGTGACGTACCCCTGGCTGTTCTCGCCCTCGGGCGCGGACGCCGCTGAGTAG